The Vicia villosa cultivar HV-30 ecotype Madison, WI unplaced genomic scaffold, Vvil1.0 ctg.003061F_1_1, whole genome shotgun sequence genome includes a window with the following:
- the LOC131640332 gene encoding uncharacterized protein LOC131640332 → MASSASRSKTGSYQSVSNRRWKVCACNMRMVSYRCKNGRNRGRLFWRCLLWKNDETCNLFEWDDEIGSGHDAIKADEEWTNDATKIREMQTFGTLKELFEQEVKKNVKMEMKLGSDGLYGKMKTICLIVSLMINLYLIVIYKC, encoded by the coding sequence ATGGCCTCTTCTGCTAGTAGAAGCAAAACAGGTTCATATCAATCAGTTTCAAATCGTAGATGGAAGGTATGTGCTTGTAATATGCGTATGGTTTCTTATCGTTGCAAAAATGGTCGCAATCGAGGGAGGCTCTTCTGGAGATGTCTGTTGTGGAAAAATGATGAAACTTGCAATCTATTTGAATGGGATGATGAAATAGGGTCAGGACATGATGCAATCAAGGCTGATGAAGAATGGACAAATGATGCAACAAAGATTAGGGAGATGCAAACTTTTGGGACCTTGAAAGAGTTATTTGAGCAAGAAGTGAAGAAAAACGTGAAAATGGAGATGAAGCTTGGGTCAGATGGATTATATGGAAAGATGAAGACAATTTGCCTCATTGTATCATTGATGATCAATTTGTACTTGATTGTTATTTATAAATGTTAG